The DNA window AAATCCGAGATGATCGATAAGGTGCTTGAGGTCAAGAACGGAACATTCATAAGCGATCAAGGCAGTGATCGACGAATGTATACGGTCCAAGAATCCGAATTTGGGTGGAAAATTGTCGGAGTCTCTTACGTGGATGAGTTGGTTGATAATCAGAGTGAAGTATTACTATCTATCGTTTTATTGGGGGCCGTCTGCATTATCATCGCTATTTTTATTTCTCTATTCTTATCGAAGCGTGTAAGCCAACCTATCAAACGATTACAGGGGTATATGAAGGAAGTGGAGAAGGGTAACTTCGACATCCATGTGCCGGTTCCACAGACCGTTGAGCTCTACATGCTTGCAAGAGCATTCAATATGATGGTCGGGAAAATTAAAGAGTTAATGACTCAAACGGTCTTGGATCAAGAACTGAAGCGTAAAAGTGAGATCTCCGCCCTGCAGGCCCAAATCAACCCTCATTTTCTGTATAACACGCTAGATTCCATTGTGTGGATGGCTGAGAGCAACAAATCGCGGGAAGTTGTGTTGATGACCTCGGCGCTTGCCAAGCTGTTTCGTTCATCGATCAGTAAGGGCGAAGAGTTGGTTGCAATTCGTACTGAAATCGAACATATTACGAATTATTTGATGATTCAAAAGATGCGATATAAAAATAAACTGGATTATCAGATCGAAATATCTGAGTTGGTACTGGAATATCGAATGATCAAACTCATCTTGCAGCCCCTTGTAGAGAATGCAATCTATCATGGGGTTAAGATGAAGCAGGGGCCTGGTCTTATCCGAATATCCTCGGAAGAGAAGGATAAGGACATTATTCTGATTGTAGAAGATAACGGCAATGGTATGGATGAGGGGAAGTTGAAATCACTGCTCAATCCAACTGCCGTAACAGAGGGTGGAAGAGGAGTCGGAGTAAGAAATGTTCAGGAACGGATTAAGTTATATTACGGATCGCAATATGGATTGACCTACCATAGTATTCTAGGCGTGGGGACAACCGTATATATTCGTATACCCAAATCACGCTAGGTTAGGGAGGGCGAGAGACATGCAGGTAATCCGCAAGTGGCTAACCATAGTTGGTGTACTCCTTCTCATCGCGGTGGTTGTGTTTGCCTATGGGTATAATGAATTATCTATGAAAAAAAAGACAGATGTTATCGTAATTCTTAAAACGATTGATCCATCAGTTGAGTTCTGGCAGGTGTTAATCGATGGCGTGCATGAGGCCGCACAGGAGTTCAATGCGAACGTTCAAATATGGGGGACGGAGAAGGAAACGGACGTCGATGAACAAATTTCGCTTGTGGAAAATGCGATAGAGAAACGACCGGACGTGATTGTGTTGGCAGCAACCGATTACCAAAGGCTCGTCCCCATTTCCGAGAAAATAAAGAAGAGTGGCATCAAGCTCGTTATTGTCGACTCCGGAATTAAATCTGACGCTGCCGATAGCGTCGTGGCCACAGACAATGTCAACGCAGGTAGAGAAGCGGGCGAAGCAATGAAAGATTTAATTAAAGGTACGGCTCAAATAGCAATTATTAGCTATGTCAAAGACGCCGCTTCTCACATTGACAGGGAAAAAGGTATCCGAGAAGTGATAGAGAATTACCCCGAGATTGAAGTGCTTGGGACATATAATAGCGAAGGATCGGAGCAAAATGCCTATCTATTGGCTAAGGAAATATTACAAGTACATCCGGATACGTTAGGGATTATCGGCCTGAATGAGCCGACTACTGTCGGTGCGGGAAGAGCGATTCAGGAGCTAGAATTAAAGGGGAAGGTGCAGCTGATTGGGTTCGATAGTTCTTTCAATGAGATCAAGCTTCTGGATGAAGGTATAATGAAAGCTACCGTGATCCAGAAACCCTTTCAGATGGGTTATCTCAGTATCAAGACAGCCGTGGAAGTTGTCAAAGGCAAGCGTGTTTCCAAGCTGATCGATACGGGCTCACTGCTCATAACGAAAGAAAATATGTACGTAGAAGAGAATCAGAAGCTACTGTTTCCCTTTGTTGAAAATTAACTGACGAAATAGGGTTATAGTGTATGTGACGCTTCTCGATATGCTTCGTGATCAATAGATGGCTTTTTGAACAACCTCTTATACGACGAGGTCCATGCATTTGCGCATGGGCCTTTTCGACGTTCCAAAAATATTCGACTCTTACAAGAAGAAATCACATGTAAGTGCTGGATCAAACCCAGTATATTTACGGTACTAACATGAACAAGAAGATGGGAGATAAGGTCGATGGATGAATTTCTTGTGAAAATGGACGGGATTGAAAAAAGTTTTGCAGGTGTTCAGGTCTTAAAAGATTGCATGTTTGGGTTACGTGCGGGGGAAGTGCACGCTCTTGTTGGGGAGAACGGTGCGGGGAAATCGACCATGATGAAAGTATTAACGGGTGTATATCAGAAGGACGAAGGACGCATTCTCTATCAGGGTAAGGAAGTCCGCATTCCTGATACAAGATCTGCTCAAAAACAAGGCATTAGCATGATTCATCAGGAGATGAATCTGGCTCCCGATCTAACGGTCGCGCAAAACATCTTTATCGGCAAAGAACCCCGGAAAGGCATAAAGCTATTTCTTGATGATAAGGAGATGAATAGACAAACCTCTGTTTTGCTGAAGCAAATGAATCTAGATATTGATCCAACTACGCTCGTCTCGAAGCTTACGGTAGCCAAGCAACAAATGGTCGAGATCATCAAAGCGATATCCTACGATTCTCAGGTGCTGATCATGGACGAACCGACGGCAGCCCTCAGCGATGCGGAAATCGAGGAATTGTTCAAGATCATCATTCAATTACGGGAAAAAGGTGTAGGCATCGTATACATCTCTCACCGCATGTCAGAGTTGAAACGAATAACCGACCGTATAACGGTCATGCGTGATGGAAGCTACATCGATACGGTCTTGACGGCCGATTCGAGCATTGAACAGATTATTTCAATGATGGTAGGTCGGGAGCTGTATCAGTCTGATAAGACGAACCGGATAAAGGACGAAACGAGCAAAATCGTACTCGAGGTCCGCAACTTAAACCGCAGAAACGTTCTTCATGACGTGAGCTTCTCACTTCGAGAAGGAGAAATCATCGGGTTTGCTGGATTGGTCGGTGCAGGAAGAACGGAGGTCGCACGAGCTATTTTTGGGGCAGATCCCATAGATTCAGGTGAGATCTATGTTCATGGTCGCAAAGTACGGATTGAGGGCCCACATCAGGCCGTAAAGCATGGCATCGGGTATTTGACCGAAGACCGAAAGCACTTTGGCTGCTTACTCGAGATGGATGTTTCCACGAACGTAACGCTGGCAACTACCCGTCGATTCACAAGTGCCGGTTTTTGGATGAACGGAAAACGTATGAATGACGTGTCGAACCAAATCGTTGAGGAGTTGAAGGTGAAGACGGTAGGCATCAAACAGAACCTGAAATATCTATCCGGCGGTAACCAGCAGAAGGTGATTATTGGGAAGTGGTTAACACGGGACTGTGACATTCTGATATTTGATGAGCCAACTCGTGGAATCGATATTGGTGCCAAGAGTGAGATTTACAAGCTTCTTGAGAACTTGGCCGCCTCAGGTAAATCGATCATCATGATTAGCTCGGAATTGCCGGAAATTCTAAGGCTTAGTCATCGCATTATCGTGATGTGTGAAGGAAGAATCACGGGGGAACTGATGAATGATCTGCATGCAACCCAGGAACAGATCATGACACATGCGACGGATCGAATAGGGTAGAAGTAGACAGAGAAAGGAAGAGAAGAATGAAGGAAGCGACAGTAACTAATCGGAAACCGCAGTTTGCGATCAAGTCAGGATTACAGCAGCTATTAATCTTCGGAAGTTTGATATTGTTGGTTATCTTTTTTTCATTAGCTTCGGGGAATTTCTTTCACTTTTCCAATATCATTGGAATATTGCTCTCGACCGCGGTTACTGGTGTTCTGGCCTTGGGATCGACATTTGTTATCATAACGGGCGGGATCGATCTATCGGTTGGAACAGTGATGACGTTATCTGCGGTTATGACGGGGATGTTTATTACGGTATGGGGATTGCCGGTTCCGATTGGTATTATTGGTGGATTGCTGACCGGGGCATTATGCGGATTTTTGTCCGGATTTACGATTGCGCGATTGGGAATTCCCCCGTTTATCGCGACACTTGCGATGATGATGATTGCGAAAGGGTTAGCATTAGTCATCTCGGGAGCCAAGCCGATTTATTTCACTGACAATCAAGTGTTTATGAATATTTCTTTAGGGTCTGTGTTGGGAGCTTTAATTCCGGGATTTGATATTCCAAACGCTGTCCTAATTTTCTTCATACTAGCCATTCTAGGTAGCGTATTATTGTCCCGAACAATTGTCGGCCGCTATAACTTTGCAATCGGCAGTAATGAAGAGGCAACTAGACTCTCAGGTATTAACGTTCGTAATTGGAAAATCGTCATTTATACGATTACGGGTCTATTTACGGGGATTGCCGGTATTCTAATGGCTTCCCGTCTGAATACGGCACACCCTTCACTCGGTGCGGGATATGAAATGGAAGCTATTGCGGCCGTTATTATCGGCGGTACCTCGCTAAGTGGCGGCAAGGGAACGATCTTGGGGACGGTGATTGGTGCTCTGATTATGAGCGTACTGACGAATGGGTTACGTATCATGTCTGTTCCGCAGGAATGGCAGACGGTCGTTGTCGGATTTGTTATCTTGCTAGCTGTTTATGCGGATATCTTGCGTCGGCGCAAGGCTTAACAACGGTATAGACTCCTCAGGGGAATATATACAAGCAACTAAAATTTATCCAGAAGGGGATTAGAACATGAGAAAAATATGGATTATGGGGATATTAGCACTCGTATTGGTTATCAGTGCATGTGGCACGAGCAAGTCGGGTGGAGGTAACGCCTCTTCAACGGTTGTTCCAAAATCTGAAGGAAACGCGGCAAAGGAGAAAATGTATATTCCTATTATCTCCAAAGGGTTCCAACATCAATTCTGGCAAGCGGTTAAGCTTGGTGCAGAGAAGGCTGCAGCCGAATTGAACGTCGATATTACTTTCGAAGGCCCTGAGTCTGAAGCCCAAGTGGATAAACAGCTCGAAATGCTACAAGTTGCACTGGACAAAAAGCCTAGTGCCCTCGGGTTTGCAGCACTCGATAGTCAAGCGTCGATCCCGCTGCTCAAGAAGGCTAAGGATGCGGGTATTCCTGTCATCGCGTTCGACTCTGGTGTAGATAGTGATATTCCGCTCAGTACTGTAGCAACGGATAATACGTATGCAGCTGGTGTCGCTGCTGACAAAATGGCTGAACTGATCGGGGGGGAAGGCGAAATTGCAATAATAGCTCATGACCAAACGAGCCGCACGGGCATCGATCGTCGTGACGGTTTCAAAAACCGTATTGAGGAGAAATACCCCAATGTCAAAATCGTCGATATTCAATATGGAGACGGGGACCATCTGAAATCGACCGATGTAGCTAAAGCAATTATGCAAGCGCACCCAAACCTTAAGGGCCTGTTCGGCACGAATGAGGGCTCCGCGATTGGCATCATTAATGCGGTAACGGAAGCCAAAGTGGTTGGCAAAGTTACAGTTATCGGCTACGATTCCGGTAAGGCACAAATCGACGCGATTAAGAATGGTACGATGGCTGGCGCTATCTCCCAAAATCCAGTAGGCATCGGCTATGAAACGGTTAAAGCGGCAGTAGCTGCAACTAAAGGGGAAACGATTAAGTCAACAATCGATAGCGGCTTCGTATGGTATGACAAAACGAACATCGACAATGAAGATGTTAAAGCCGTTCTTTACGAATAAACCTTCGTCATCATCATTGGACGTAAATACAAAAGCCGCCGTCCCCGATATGGGAACGGCGGCTTTTGTGCGCTTGGTAGTACGAGTTCGTGAGGGCATGTTGGGAACGTCCAATACCACCATTAATCTCGGAAATTAAGAGGACTGCCAAGCTCTAACTCCCGCAACTAATCTGATTCTTTCCAAGTAATTTTGCTTTATAAAGTTCTACATCAGCCTTTTGAAATAAGTCTGTAAAGGTGACTACAGATCCACCTGAGTTATCCGAAACTCCAATACTGGCTGTTATAGAAATGGAGAGACCGTTCTTCATCATTTCAATGGATTTAAAGGATTCTTCTATTTGTTCGGCTTTAATTTTTCCATCTGAAAGCGATATGTTTTTCAAAATAATAATAAATTCATCTCCACCATAGCGACCGACTAAATCATGTTCTCCGAATTTTTTAGAAAAAGATTTACTCACGTGTTGGATGACTTCATCACCAAATAGGTGACCATAGGTATCATTAATAGATTTGAAATTATCGATATCAAAAGCAATACATACTATATTGTCGTTTGTTATAGATGCTTGTTCTAACCATTGATTTGCTGTGTACTCAATATATTTCCGATTAAATAGACCTGTCAGATAGTCGGTATTAGCCTTTTTCTCAATGTCCGTTATGCTGTGCTTTATATTTAGTCTTAGAGCAACAAGCTCAAGCTCTCTATTACTAATTTGGTTCAGAATTGCTATGTATTCTTTTTGAACTAAATATCCAAGCTGGACATCATTCATGAGGTCACATAATTTGCATCTTTCGGCTTGAATTGCTTTTAACAAATAGACGTCATTGTAGCTCTCCACAAGATTTTTAGCCACTGTATAAGATTCGAATGCTTCTCTATATAAGGTTTGTTTGGAGTACCAATTTCCTTGTAGATCATAGCAATTGGATTTTTCTCTTATAAATGAATCTAGAATAGGATCGTTAATCATTTCATCAATCAGTGACTTGGAAGCTTCGAAATTCTCAAGCCCGATATATGCTTTAGCCATGTTTAATTTCACTCTTAGTTCTAAGATTGGACTTGCAGGTTCCAGTAATTTAGCGGTATCAAGTCCTTCTTTAGCCATTTTTAAAGCGTCCTCATAGTTTTCTTCTGCACAGTATATATGACTGTAATTGCTATATCCATTACTGATAATGATATATTTATTCAGTTTTTTTCCTAAAGCAATACTTACTTCGAGTGTCGCCTTGGCCTTGTTGAAATCTTTATTAAATTCATAAAGTAAAAACAAAATATTGTTTAAATTCAACTTATCTAATTCGTCACCGTATATACTACAAAGTTCAATATAAGTACCAATATTGTTGAAGGCCTCTTCAATATCGCCAATACAATAATAAGAAGCAATTTTATGAAGATGTGCAACTAATACGGATTTATGATCATTTGCTGCCATGCCCCATTCAAGAAGATGTTGACAAGCCTCGATGGTCTCCTTGTATTTCCCTTCAGATCTAAGCAATGTTACTTTTTCCTGTAAAAGCATCAAATCTTCTGTCATAGTGCCACTCCTAGTCCTAGTAAATAAAGAAGACATCATTTGATGAGGTGTAATTTTATCATTATAATATTAAAGTTTACCTTTTACACTATAAACCTGATTTACCTGTGTTTCTTATATTAGGGTTTACTCTGGGTAAATAAAAGCACTGTCTCAAAGGACAGTGCTTTTATAATATTTATTAGTCAGTTGTACTAAATAACTTAAGCTTCTATCTCCATCTTCTGTGCCGAATATAACCGGTAGTATAGGCCTTGTAGAGCCATTAGCTCGTCGTGCGAGCCGCACTCCGCAATACCTTTATCGGAGACATACATGATGCGGTCACAGTTTTTGACGGTAGATAACCGGTGCGCAATAATGAAAGAGGTCCGTCCCTTAAGCAGTTCGTTCAGGCCCTGCTGAAGCAGTCGCTCGGTCTTGGCGTCAATCGACGAGGTAGCTTCGTCAAGGATAAGAACTCGTGGGTCGGCCAAGAGTGTCCGTGCGAACGAGATCAGCTGACGTTGTCCTTGTGACAGCTTCGAACCACGCTCGTTGACCTCCGTCAGGTAGCCTTGTTCGAATTCACGGATGAAATCGTCGGCACATACGGTCTTCGCCGCAGCGATGATTTCTTCTTCTGTCGCATCAAGACGGCCGTAACGAATATTTTCAAGAATCGTGCCTGAGAAAATAAAGCTATCCTGGAGCATAATACCCATTTGGCTACGTAGTGATTTCAGCGTCACCTGTGAGATGTCATGTCCATCAATGGAGATTGTACCATCCGTAATGTTGTAGAAGCGCGAGATCAGGTTAACAATGGTTGTTTTACCTGCACCCGTCGGTCCCACAAGGGCGATGCTTTCTCCCTCCTTAATATCGAAGGTAAGATTCTCGAGAATGTTGTTACCTGGGTCATAGGCAAAGGTAACCTTGTCGAAGGACACATTACCACGGATAGGCGGTAGTTGCTTCGCATTCGGTACATCGCTGACGGTTACAGGTTCATCGAGTGTTTCGAAGATACGCTCGAGATATGCTACGGCGTTAATGAAGCTATTGTATAGATTCGATAGGTTCAGAATCGGCTGCCAGAATCGGGCAGCATAGGCTCCCATTGCGAGAATGACACCAAAGGTTACATCCTTCGGGTTAAGGGCAAGCAGCCCTACCAGATAAATTGATGTTGAGACAATGGTAGCCAAGTTATCAACGCTAAACGGGATTAAGGCGTTATACCGTAAGGCGCGCATCCATTCTGTCCGGTAATTGTTAGATAGGCGAGTAAAGATGCCCTCATTACGTTGTTCCCGGGAGAAGATTTGCGTCACACGGATGCCGCTAATACTTTCTTGCAAATAAGCGTTCATATTGGAACTCTTATTGGAGACTGCCTGCCATGCCCGGCGCTGCTTGGTCTTGATCATCAACATGATGGCGAGGAAGACCGGTAGTCCTGCCAGAATAACGAGCGAGAGCCGAACATCTACGGCAAACATAAATGCAGCAATAAAGATCAAATTCACGATTTCAAGAATGAAGTTAATAATACCGTTGGATAACACATCCGATACCGAGTTGACATAGTTGACGACCCGGATGAGAATTTTACCTTGTGGACGGTCATCATAATATTTGAACGGGAGCTCTTGTAAATGCTTGAACAGATCCGTTCGGATCTCAAAAATAATGTCTTGCCCGACACTCGTCATGATACGCGAACGGATCGTTGCTAAATAGACACTGACTACAATTGTCACCAACATAAGCGCTGACCATCCCACCAGTGGGAGGACCGCCTTTGTTGGGATCGTCACGTCGACAACGTGCTGCATGATGAGTGGAGCCGACAGCGCAATAGCTGCTGACAATGCACTCAACACAAATGCAACAATCATGGGTTTTTTCTGACTCTTGATGTAGACTAACGCTCGCCGAAAGTGCCTGATATCAAATGGCGACTCCAGATCTTCATCGATGTCGAATTTATTCCTTGCCATGATCGGTCACCTGCCTTCCAATACCCTCATTCTGTAGCTTAAATACTTCGTAGTAGTAACCCCGTTTAGCTAGCAACTCAGCATGGGTTCCTTCTTCAATGAGGCGGCCGTCTTCTAGGATGAGGATACGGTCAGCCTCCGCAGTAGTGGATACACGCTGAGCAATAATGAGCTTCGTGCAAGGATAATCTAGCTCGCGTAGACTTTTCTGAATATGCTCTTCGGTTTCCAGATCGACGGCAGAGGTCGTGTCGTCCAGAATCAGGATCGGACAATGAACTGCCAAGGCACGAGCAAGCGCAATACGTTGTTTTTGTCCACCGGATAGGCCGACACCGCGTTCCCCTACAATCGTGTCATATCCTTCAGGCATTTTCATGATAAAGTCATGTGCGGCGGCTTGCCGAGCATATTCTTTCGTTTCTTCTTCAGGAAGCTCAGGGTTGCCAAAGGCGATGTTTCCATCAATGGTATCTGAGAAGAGCAGAACATCTTGAGTTGCAATGCCAATGTTACCACGGAGCTCGTCGAGCTCTAGGTTACGTACGTCGGTGCCATCGACCAACACTCGCCCTTGCGACACATCATAGAATCGTGGGATCAGGTTGACAAGCGTTGTTTTGCCCGCACCTGTCGAACCCATAATGGCGACGGTTTCACCAGGTTCCACTTTAAAACTGACATCATGCAGAACCGTCACTCCATCGTATTTGAAGCTGATATGGTCAAACTCTATCCGGCCTTCATACCGGCGTTTGTCCACGGGATTATGCTCGTTGACGATACTTGGACGTGCGTAATAAACTTCAACGATCTTTGTTAAGCTGGCAAAAAACCGCTGAATATCGTTGATAATAATACCGATGTTACGCATTGGGTTGGAAATGGCCCAGATCAACGAAGAGAAGGCAGCGTACTCACCAAAGGTGATCCGGCCGTTCATGACAAACAGACCGCCTACCAGCATTAGGATCACATTGAAGGCTTGCGCGAAGGTTTCCAGGTAAGGAAAATAATCGAGCCATACGAGTGCGGCTGTCTTATTTGCCTTAGAAAAGCTAATATTCTTCTCAGTGAACTTCTCGACCTCGTATTCCTCGCGTGCAAAAGCCTTAACAACCCGGTTACCCGCGATGTTCTCCTGCGTTGTCGTGTTAAGCTGTGACAACCGCTCACGAAGATCGGTATACATAGGACGAACTTTTTTGGCAAAGATATAAGCCACAATAAAAATGGGTGGTGACAAAATCAGCAACCATAACGTCAACACAGCATCGATAGTGAAAAAGTAGATAACTGCGGCAATGAAGATCGCGAGCGATTCGATAATCGTCTTGATAATCCATGCCATGGAGTGCCGCACCATATCCAGATCGCCTGTCATCTTGGTCATGAGGTCCCCGGTGCGGTTATGGTCGTAATAATGCATATCTTGACCTTGAATCTTGTTGTACAGAAAAATGCGGACGCGATAGAGCGTATTCTGGGAAGAACGCTCGTACTGCATCGTTGTTACATAGGCAAGCCCCGTACGTAGTAGGGAAAAGCCGATCATGGCCAAGCAGAGCGTAATTAGCAATCCCCGCTCCTGTGTTAAATTTTGAACCGCGTTGTCGTTGGCTATGAACGTATCAACAATGCGTTGACCTATGTACGGATTAACAATCATGAGCGCGGAGCCCACCACGGAGAGGCAAAGCGCTAGAATATACCGCGTCCTATCTCCCAATAGGTTCTGCCATAGCCATTTTAGTTCGAACATCTGATCACCTGATTTCTGTTTGTTATTACACTCTTGTTGAAAAAAATTTGCTCCCCATTCAACAAATTAAAGTGATTATACCACTTATATGAGCAATGTGAACCCATGTCGTTCCTATTTTTTATAACAAAAAGTTATCGGGACTATAATAGAAAATTCTGCATATCAGAGACTCTAATAATAGAGCCTTTACCAAAGAACTTCTCCTATCATAATTCCAAGATTTATGTCATAGTGTAGAGTATAAAAAAGATAAATTTTGAAATAAATGGAGTGATCAATTCATGTATTTAAGTAGGGCTCAGGCATTTATGACGACAATTGTATTATTTATAATCCTACCTATTTTAATTTTGCTCGGGTTATATTTAGGTGGAAAGAATACTATAATTGATAATCTGATTTATGTTTTTTTTGCAGCCAACTTTATCTTTATCTTATTTAGAGCAGCGTATTGGGAGTTTACAAACTACTATTTGAGATATGCGTATGTTTTGATTTTTTTAGTCATAGCGATTAGAAATCTTTTTTTTATAGACAGAAGCTTGCAAAGTATGTCTGACTGGAATGTGGGAATTGACGTAGTGGTTTTAATTGTTTCCTTCATTTTATTGTATTTGAATATAGCAATTATCCGAGCTTCCAAGAAACCATCGAAACATATTAATCTATCTTTTCCATTTAAAAATGGTAGGTACATTGTTACTGACGGCGGTGATGGGAATATAAGTTCATTACTTAATTATCATTCAAAAGCACAAGTACATAAGAGTGGTAAATCCAATACATCGATGAGGTTTGCAACGGACATCGCTAAGATGAATAAAATAGGATGCACTGTAACTAGTGTTCTTACTAAAGAAAATAAAGATTATGAAATATTTCATGAAGAGGTATATAGTCCGTGTGAAGCTAATGTAATTAACGTCGTTGATGAAATAGAAGATAATATTCCTTTTAGTAGGAAGTATCCTTATAATGTAGGAAATTGTGTGACATTAAAATTAGATCATTATTATATCGTTATGGGGCATTTAGCTAAGGGGACTATAGCTGTCAAACCAGGGGATCGAGTCAAACCGGGGCAACTATTAGGGATCATTGGGAATGCCGGATTAACACCCAGACCTCATTTGCATATGCAGGTTTCAGAATGTGAAGATGGCCAGTACTGGCAAGGAGAGAGCATTCCGATTGTCTTCAATAATTCATATTATCCCGTCAAAAATAAAGTTATTAAAGTTTGATACGAAAAAAGGCTTAGAAAGGTTGGTATGAGTCAATGGATG is part of the Paenibacillus segetis genome and encodes:
- a CDS encoding ABC transporter ATP-binding protein, with the protein product MFELKWLWQNLLGDRTRYILALCLSVVGSALMIVNPYIGQRIVDTFIANDNAVQNLTQERGLLITLCLAMIGFSLLRTGLAYVTTMQYERSSQNTLYRVRIFLYNKIQGQDMHYYDHNRTGDLMTKMTGDLDMVRHSMAWIIKTIIESLAIFIAAVIYFFTIDAVLTLWLLILSPPIFIVAYIFAKKVRPMYTDLRERLSQLNTTTQENIAGNRVVKAFAREEYEVEKFTEKNISFSKANKTAALVWLDYFPYLETFAQAFNVILMLVGGLFVMNGRITFGEYAAFSSLIWAISNPMRNIGIIINDIQRFFASLTKIVEVYYARPSIVNEHNPVDKRRYEGRIEFDHISFKYDGVTVLHDVSFKVEPGETVAIMGSTGAGKTTLVNLIPRFYDVSQGRVLVDGTDVRNLELDELRGNIGIATQDVLLFSDTIDGNIAFGNPELPEEETKEYARQAAAHDFIMKMPEGYDTIVGERGVGLSGGQKQRIALARALAVHCPILILDDTTSAVDLETEEHIQKSLRELDYPCTKLIIAQRVSTTAEADRILILEDGRLIEEGTHAELLAKRGYYYEVFKLQNEGIGRQVTDHGKE
- a CDS encoding M23 family metallopeptidase, encoding MYLSRAQAFMTTIVLFIILPILILLGLYLGGKNTIIDNLIYVFFAANFIFILFRAAYWEFTNYYLRYAYVLIFLVIAIRNLFFIDRSLQSMSDWNVGIDVVVLIVSFILLYLNIAIIRASKKPSKHINLSFPFKNGRYIVTDGGDGNISSLLNYHSKAQVHKSGKSNTSMRFATDIAKMNKIGCTVTSVLTKENKDYEIFHEEVYSPCEANVINVVDEIEDNIPFSRKYPYNVGNCVTLKLDHYYIVMGHLAKGTIAVKPGDRVKPGQLLGIIGNAGLTPRPHLHMQVSECEDGQYWQGESIPIVFNNSYYPVKNKVIKV